Below is a genomic region from Echinicola rosea.
TAATCTTCAAAATTTATATTCTCTTCGATTTTTTCCACGGGCATTTGCAACAAAAATTCCCGCTCTCCTGTTTTAATAGGGATGATTTTTGGTGATATTCGCGAATACCGTGAATAGCGAAGGCTTTGGTTGATGTTTTTAAGATTGCTCTGTCCATGGACGATCCCTACTGAGAACCAGCACCATAAGGCACTGAGGAGCATGATTAATTTTATTGTCTTTGTCGTCGTCATCATTCGGTTTTAAAAATTAACCTTATTTTTGCTTAAAATAATAAAATTTTAAATGGCTACCTATACAACGGAAATTGCCTCCGATAAGTTGGTTAGTGATAACCCAATACATCAACGATTATTAAAAGCTTACATTGCGGCAAAGCCCTTGGTAAGTGGCGAATTATTGGAAATTGGCTGCGGAGAAGGCCGAGGAGTAGAAGTGCTTAGCGATCTGGTACAGTCTTACCATGGATTGGACAAAATCGGTAAAGTCATCAATGAGTTACAGCGAAAATTTCCCAAAGCTAAATTTGAGCAAGCGGTAATACCACCCTTGGCGACTGTGCCGGCAGACCATTATGATACGGTGGTCAGTTTTCAGGTGATTGAGCATATCCAAGATGATAAGTTATTCTTGCAAGAAATCTATCGTGTGCTAAAGCCGGGCGGAAAGGCCATTATTTCTACCCCAAATATTCGTCATACACTGAGTAGAAACCCTTGGCACATTAGGGAATATACTGGCACTGAACTGATCCACTTATGTGAGCAGGTGTTTGACAAGGTGGTGGCCAAAGGAATCGGAGGCAACGATAAGGTTTGGAGCTATCATGAGGCCAATAGAAAGTCTGTCAATAAAATCATGCGGTTCGATATTTTTGACTTGCAACACCGCCTGCCGGCATCTATTCTGCGTATGCCATATGAGCTATTGAACCGGATGAACCGCAATAAGCTCCACAAACAGGGAGGGGATGCCGTGACCGGTATAACCCATGAAGATTATATGGTGGTGGATCATCCGGACAAAGGGCTTGATTTGTTTTATGTGTTGGAGAAGAAGTGAGATGGATGTGCAATTCAGAATTACTAAAAAGATATTAGTTTTACCGTAGCGTAATTATTTGTAGGAGTATTAAAGCTAGGAAGAGCGGCTATAATGCCGCTCTTCCTAGTTTTCTATTTCCTGTTCTGCAAAACACCTCTCGGGGAAGCAGTTGGCCCCATTACCTTGTCCAGATTGTTCTGGATTTCAGTGGCCAGCTCTTCATAGCCACGTTCCTGCAGCAGCGGCACGAAGAAGCGCATCATCTCTAGGGAATACATCGCTTCCCTATCCATGGCACGGTCTTTTTCTTGGTAAAATTGCAGCATCTCGAAAGCCCTTCTTGAAAGCACTTCGATGATGTCCAAGGCCATGTCATCTTCACCTAATTCGAATAATGAAGGTACAGATTGGCCGCTGGACAGATCATACGGTATGGCTTCGTTCGGGAATTTTTCCATGCTCAGCTTTTGGATGTCGGCAGCCATG
It encodes:
- a CDS encoding class I SAM-dependent methyltransferase, with translation MATYTTEIASDKLVSDNPIHQRLLKAYIAAKPLVSGELLEIGCGEGRGVEVLSDLVQSYHGLDKIGKVINELQRKFPKAKFEQAVIPPLATVPADHYDTVVSFQVIEHIQDDKLFLQEIYRVLKPGGKAIISTPNIRHTLSRNPWHIREYTGTELIHLCEQVFDKVVAKGIGGNDKVWSYHEANRKSVNKIMRFDIFDLQHRLPASILRMPYELLNRMNRNKLHKQGGDAVTGITHEDYMVVDHPDKGLDLFYVLEKK